In the genome of Bacillus sp. Marseille-P3661, one region contains:
- a CDS encoding LeuD/DmdB family oxidoreductase small subunit, with product MNEVVNGRCICFGDSVDTDVIIPGRYLVSIDPVELAQHAFEPLGKEVQTQLKASEVVVAGKNFGCGSAREQAATCLIGAGIKAVVAKSFSRVFFRNSINTGLRAVECPEAAAIIKDGDEISINFSLGEIKVNDQVYKFEPYPASLQKIIDDGGLIKSLEKNAISNS from the coding sequence ATGAATGAAGTAGTGAATGGTCGCTGCATTTGTTTCGGAGATAGTGTGGATACTGATGTAATCATACCTGGGCGTTATCTAGTTAGTATAGATCCTGTAGAACTTGCACAGCATGCCTTTGAGCCATTAGGCAAAGAGGTGCAAACTCAATTAAAAGCATCTGAAGTAGTCGTAGCTGGAAAAAATTTTGGTTGTGGCAGCGCAAGAGAACAAGCTGCAACTTGTTTAATAGGTGCTGGTATAAAGGCAGTTGTCGCAAAATCCTTTTCTCGAGTATTTTTCCGTAACTCAATTAACACCGGTCTTCGAGCAGTCGAATGTCCTGAGGCAGCGGCAATTATTAAAGATGGTGATGAAATTAGTATTAATTTTAGCTTAGGAGAAATAAAGGTCAATGATCAAGTATATAAATTTGAACCTTATCCTGCTAGTTTGCAAAAAATAATTGATGATGGTGGTCTTATTAAAAGTTTAGAAAAAAACGCTATTAGCAACTCATAG
- a CDS encoding tripartite tricarboxylate transporter substrate-binding protein: MSANLVKRGMFFLLALTFLVMMAACGGTENATSSENSSNQESANTESESGTSNEEGSKETAGFTYEGETITMIIGYAPGGGTDTEGRIVAKHLPKYLPGNPKIIVKNLPGGGGISAANVMFNDTKPDGLTIALPGRANWVSSDVLNQESVNYDLNEFEWIGNSGSGDMVLVVSGKSGLESIDDLKAAPKDSVLFGSWTKTGAPYVIPYLLNKELAPAVKPVTGYDGAGGVLLAMERGEVQGAVIAHAAITEADLESGKLKILATSGSVDVGPNVPKIEDFLSEEQVQILNLTAAPGLGVPMVAPPNTDPEIVNILRTAYMEMMKDPEFLEENKAQSILLYPKNGEELAEMIKGYTETPENVIAEVQKIITG; encoded by the coding sequence ATGTCAGCAAATTTAGTAAAAAGGGGTATGTTTTTTTTACTAGCGTTAACTTTTCTAGTTATGATGGCCGCATGTGGGGGAACTGAAAACGCCACTTCTTCAGAAAATTCTTCTAATCAAGAATCAGCTAATACAGAAAGTGAAAGTGGTACTAGCAATGAGGAAGGTAGTAAAGAAACGGCTGGATTCACTTATGAGGGTGAAACGATTACAATGATCATCGGTTATGCTCCTGGTGGTGGTACAGATACGGAAGGTCGAATCGTTGCTAAACATCTACCGAAATATTTACCGGGAAATCCTAAAATTATCGTTAAAAATTTACCGGGCGGCGGCGGTATTTCAGCAGCAAATGTCATGTTCAATGATACAAAACCAGATGGTCTAACGATTGCATTGCCTGGACGTGCAAACTGGGTGAGCTCTGATGTATTAAATCAGGAATCTGTAAATTATGATTTAAATGAATTTGAATGGATTGGAAATTCTGGTTCAGGTGATATGGTTCTAGTTGTATCAGGAAAATCTGGTCTTGAATCTATTGATGATTTAAAAGCGGCACCTAAAGATTCGGTTTTATTCGGTTCATGGACAAAAACAGGTGCACCTTATGTAATCCCGTATTTATTAAATAAAGAACTTGCTCCAGCTGTAAAGCCTGTTACGGGTTATGATGGTGCAGGCGGAGTTTTACTAGCGATGGAACGAGGAGAAGTACAAGGAGCAGTAATCGCGCATGCTGCAATAACTGAAGCTGATTTAGAATCTGGTAAATTGAAAATTTTAGCAACTTCTGGTTCCGTTGATGTTGGTCCGAATGTACCTAAAATAGAAGATTTCCTGTCTGAAGAACAAGTGCAAATTTTAAACTTAACGGCAGCACCAGGATTAGGTGTACCAATGGTAGCACCGCCAAATACAGATCCTGAAATTGTTAATATCTTAAGAACTGCATACATGGAAATGATGAAAGATCCTGAATTCTTAGAAGAAAATAAAGCACAATCTATCCTTTTATATCCTAAAAACGGTGAAGAATTAGCTGAAATGATTAAAGGCTACACAGAAACACCTGAAAATGTAATCGCAGAAGTACAAAAAATAATTACTGGGTAA
- a CDS encoding MmgE/PrpD family protein, translated as MEKALKQTCSETLASFIRNLNYEDLPSDVIEKARYALIDTMGAIIFGSTTIEASIVRESLKDFSGNGNAIVWGTKEKTTVPLSALANGTAAHARELDDFGKNSGHPGAVIVPAALSAALEHGANGKDLLTAIVIGYEIAERATESVGGYRFHTKQGWHSTGTCCTLGAAGAVAYLLGLNEEEIASAIGIAGSYTGGLWAFIEDGAMTKRFHPGKAAENAIIAAYLARKGFKGPKYIFEAEWGGFCSTYTGGADEKIDLSVLTKGLGEDFRIMTTGFKPHACCRGIHASLDAFLQLLETNNLSKEDLQHIEIITSTHAAMQLGKKEVDSFLDAQMSLPYSIAIALLSRETNVYQYTEKRRKDQEVLNWCNRVHVYGKEDIPFGSSATVRLVLKDGTVFEGKELFPKGCPENPMTSFELQKKFRELSSTALPVQQVETLLSTLLSVDKLESLLQLTNLLRAEEQEVE; from the coding sequence TTGGAGAAAGCTTTAAAACAAACCTGTTCAGAAACTCTAGCATCATTCATTAGAAATCTTAATTACGAGGACCTACCATCAGATGTAATTGAGAAGGCACGTTATGCCCTAATTGATACGATGGGTGCGATTATTTTTGGATCAACCACTATCGAAGCAAGTATCGTCCGAGAGTCTTTAAAAGACTTCTCAGGAAATGGAAATGCGATTGTTTGGGGAACAAAGGAGAAAACGACTGTTCCATTAAGTGCATTGGCAAATGGGACAGCTGCTCATGCACGAGAGCTGGATGACTTTGGTAAAAACAGTGGTCATCCAGGGGCTGTGATCGTTCCTGCAGCCTTAAGTGCAGCACTTGAACATGGAGCGAATGGAAAAGATTTATTAACTGCAATCGTAATTGGCTATGAAATCGCAGAACGAGCAACTGAAAGTGTCGGTGGCTATAGATTTCATACGAAACAAGGCTGGCACTCAACGGGGACGTGCTGCACATTAGGTGCTGCTGGAGCTGTTGCTTATCTTTTAGGATTAAATGAAGAAGAAATTGCCTCAGCTATTGGAATTGCAGGTTCATACACAGGCGGGTTATGGGCATTTATTGAAGATGGTGCCATGACGAAAAGATTTCATCCTGGAAAAGCGGCTGAAAATGCTATTATAGCGGCTTACCTTGCACGTAAAGGCTTTAAAGGTCCGAAATATATTTTTGAAGCCGAATGGGGTGGGTTTTGTAGCACATATACTGGCGGAGCAGACGAAAAGATTGATTTGAGTGTTTTGACTAAAGGGTTAGGTGAAGACTTCAGAATTATGACAACCGGTTTTAAACCACATGCTTGCTGTCGTGGTATCCATGCCTCTTTAGATGCATTTTTACAGCTGCTAGAAACTAATAATCTTTCAAAGGAAGACTTACAGCATATCGAAATCATCACGAGCACACATGCTGCGATGCAGCTTGGAAAAAAAGAGGTTGATAGTTTTCTAGATGCACAAATGAGTTTGCCTTATAGCATAGCGATTGCTTTGTTATCTAGAGAAACGAATGTGTACCAATATACGGAAAAGCGAAGAAAAGATCAAGAGGTTTTAAATTGGTGCAATCGTGTACATGTCTATGGTAAAGAAGATATTCCTTTTGGTTCCTCCGCAACTGTCCGACTTGTATTAAAAGATGGCACTGTTTTCGAGGGAAAAGAATTATTCCCAAAAGGTTGTCCGGAAAATCCGATGACGTCGTTTGAATTACAAAAAAAGTTTCGTGAGCTTTCTTCAACAGCTTTACCAGTTCAGCAAGTTGAAACCCTGTTATCCACTTTATTAAGTGTTGATAAATTAGAATCACTTCTGCAGTTAACGAATTTGTTAAGAGCAGAGGAACAAGAAGTTGAATGA
- a CDS encoding tripartite tricarboxylate transporter permease: protein MIEAALQGISDLLSWSAMGWLIIGVISGLFIAVIPGIGSVSMLSVLIPFTFAMDPMMAFALLIGFIAVGCTSDAIPAILLGIPGSASSQATIIDGYAMTRKGEAGRALGASFTASVLGGIFGAVILSLMIPVMRPFALMFGASEFLVMSLWGVSMIAVLSGSSPLKGLAVGGFGLLLGALGTDPNLGFARWTFSNSYFLEGISLTLVGIGIFAVPELISLAVRRTTVSEVPIKGSLYRGQLQGAKDVIKNPGVFLRSSGLGTLIGAIPGIGSAVVDWLAYGLTVQTAKDKSKFGKGDVRGVIGVDGANNAVYGGSMIPTLAFGIPGSVSMAFLLIVMFAHGVQAGSGLITNPSSLSLVYFLIWGLAIANIIGALICFAGSGLFVKVTRIPYYYLFGLLVPFLFLASYYNKNSIYDLYMLIILSIFGYAFKQYGWPRAPLLVGIVLSRSVEANLSVSLSVFGMSWVYRPIVLVLWVVIIAGLYFSYKALKSSKLKPNTGATSNNEVAPSVEKVESENKRNKFKLFIESGSAFTVLLLIILVSALIPALSWPALAARFPLVIGIFVLVVLVIQLINELKNSKKHQVGMHFDLPPDDIGGRGETLRRSSIIFAWIIGLVILVYLLGLAISLPLFAFVYMLSVGKVSILRSLALTVCLTLIIVGFAHLAGIYWNTGLLLSMF from the coding sequence ATGATTGAAGCAGCTCTTCAAGGAATTTCCGATCTATTAAGTTGGAGCGCAATGGGTTGGCTTATCATTGGTGTCATTAGTGGGCTATTTATTGCTGTTATTCCTGGTATCGGCTCAGTAAGTATGCTTAGTGTGCTTATCCCATTTACGTTTGCAATGGATCCGATGATGGCGTTTGCGTTATTAATTGGTTTCATCGCTGTCGGTTGTACAAGTGATGCCATACCTGCGATATTGCTTGGTATACCAGGAAGTGCAAGTTCACAAGCAACGATAATTGATGGTTATGCAATGACACGTAAAGGCGAAGCAGGTCGTGCTTTGGGAGCCTCTTTTACCGCTTCAGTATTAGGCGGAATTTTCGGGGCAGTCATCTTATCGTTAATGATACCTGTTATGCGGCCGTTCGCACTAATGTTCGGCGCTTCAGAATTTTTAGTTATGTCCCTTTGGGGAGTAAGTATGATTGCGGTTCTATCGGGGAGCTCACCACTTAAAGGCTTAGCAGTTGGAGGCTTCGGTCTCCTCCTTGGTGCTTTAGGTACCGACCCTAATTTAGGCTTTGCCAGATGGACATTCAGCAATTCATACTTCTTAGAAGGAATATCGCTTACTTTAGTTGGTATTGGGATTTTTGCAGTTCCAGAGTTAATTAGTTTAGCAGTTAGACGAACGACCGTATCAGAAGTACCAATAAAAGGCAGTTTATATCGTGGGCAATTGCAAGGTGCGAAAGATGTTATTAAAAACCCTGGTGTGTTCTTACGTTCATCTGGGCTTGGTACATTAATCGGAGCAATACCTGGTATTGGTAGTGCTGTTGTCGATTGGTTAGCATATGGATTGACTGTTCAAACAGCGAAGGACAAAAGTAAATTTGGAAAAGGCGACGTTCGTGGTGTAATTGGTGTTGATGGCGCAAATAACGCTGTATATGGCGGAAGTATGATACCGACACTTGCTTTTGGTATTCCAGGTAGTGTGTCGATGGCTTTCCTACTTATTGTAATGTTCGCACATGGCGTACAGGCGGGATCAGGACTCATTACGAATCCAAGTAGTTTATCACTTGTTTACTTTTTGATCTGGGGGTTGGCGATAGCAAATATTATCGGTGCCCTCATTTGTTTTGCTGGTAGTGGTTTATTTGTAAAGGTTACTAGAATCCCTTATTATTATTTATTTGGATTGCTTGTACCGTTTCTATTTTTAGCGTCTTACTATAATAAAAACAGTATTTATGACTTATATATGTTAATTATTTTGAGTATCTTTGGATACGCTTTCAAGCAATATGGTTGGCCAAGAGCGCCGTTATTGGTGGGAATTGTGCTAAGTCGCTCGGTGGAAGCAAATCTTAGTGTAAGCTTAAGTGTTTTTGGAATGTCATGGGTATATCGACCAATTGTTTTAGTGCTATGGGTCGTCATTATTGCAGGATTATATTTCTCTTATAAAGCATTGAAGTCAAGCAAGTTAAAACCTAATACAGGCGCAACTAGTAATAATGAAGTCGCACCTAGTGTTGAAAAAGTAGAATCTGAAAATAAGAGAAATAAATTTAAACTCTTTATTGAGAGTGGTTCGGCTTTTACAGTTCTGCTATTGATCATTCTTGTAAGTGCTCTTATCCCGGCTTTAAGCTGGCCAGCACTAGCAGCACGTTTTCCTTTAGTGATAGGTATTTTTGTACTTGTAGTCTTAGTTATACAACTGATAAATGAGCTAAAGAATAGTAAAAAACATCAAGTAGGGATGCATTTTGATCTTCCTCCTGATGATATAGGAGGACGCGGTGAAACGCTCCGTCGTTCATCCATTATTTTTGCATGGATTATCGGCTTAGTAATACTAGTTTATCTTTTAGGTTTAGCCATTTCCTTACCACTCTTTGCTTTTGTTTATATGCTATCGGTAGGTAAAGTTAGTATTTTGAGATCATTAGCTTTAACAGTGTGCTTGACGCTGATCATTGTTGGCTTTGCGCATCTAGCCGGGATCTATTGGAATACAGGCTTACTTTTAAGTATGTTTTAA
- the tcuA gene encoding FAD-dependent tricarballylate dehydrogenase TcuA, with amino-acid sequence MNNVEKCDVLIVGGGTAAYAAAVSAKMNGAEKVIMLEKAPEDQAGGNPRYTVAGFRFVHEGAQEIREFLPQFTKEEFERQHHPAYTAEAYLADLKRVTGGRMDEEIAKTLVSESNDAVHWLLELGHKWEPMTLVVIDGISYFGPGHNIRSEGGGINQLRRWNRIAQNLGIEVRYNSPVTALLGNQRKVEGVRVLGPEKEYEISANAVILCSGGFQASAEKRAKYLGKNADLMKVRGSRHNTGEVLEMAINLGAMPSGQWQGAHASPISLTAADVECSDDYNHYSYPMGITVNSQGVRFFDEGEAESTYTYAKTGWEIIAQSDGIAYQIFDQQTVPLLREIYQSFTPVKADTINELAVKLGLEPKVLEHTVNEFNQSVDNDTKFEWPHKDGKKTSNLTPQKSNWAVPIIEAPYVAYPVTGGITFTFGGLKINSDAQVVNTTGNPIEGLYASGDILGLFYNNYPSCTGQTRNAVFGRLAGKNAAKSVSTV; translated from the coding sequence ATGAATAATGTAGAAAAATGCGATGTACTGATCGTTGGTGGAGGTACGGCAGCATATGCGGCAGCAGTATCTGCAAAGATGAATGGAGCGGAGAAAGTTATCATGCTTGAAAAGGCACCAGAAGATCAAGCTGGTGGTAATCCGCGTTATACGGTTGCTGGTTTTAGATTTGTGCATGAAGGTGCACAGGAAATAAGAGAATTCCTTCCTCAATTTACGAAAGAAGAATTTGAACGACAACATCATCCTGCATACACTGCTGAAGCCTATTTAGCTGATTTAAAACGAGTAACTGGCGGGAGAATGGACGAAGAAATTGCAAAGACACTTGTTTCAGAGTCAAATGATGCAGTGCATTGGTTACTAGAATTAGGACATAAGTGGGAGCCAATGACGCTAGTGGTGATTGACGGTATTAGTTATTTCGGACCAGGTCACAACATCCGGTCAGAAGGTGGCGGCATTAATCAATTAAGACGTTGGAATAGGATTGCCCAAAATTTAGGAATTGAAGTGCGCTATAACTCACCTGTAACAGCTTTATTAGGGAATCAACGAAAAGTAGAGGGAGTACGCGTATTAGGACCGGAAAAGGAATATGAAATCTCTGCAAACGCTGTCATCTTGTGCTCTGGAGGGTTTCAGGCAAGCGCTGAAAAAAGAGCAAAGTATTTAGGGAAAAATGCTGACTTGATGAAAGTTCGCGGCAGCCGCCACAATACCGGTGAAGTTTTAGAAATGGCAATCAACTTAGGTGCAATGCCTTCAGGTCAATGGCAAGGAGCGCATGCCTCACCCATTAGCTTAACCGCAGCAGATGTTGAATGTAGTGATGATTATAACCATTATAGTTATCCTATGGGTATTACAGTGAACTCTCAAGGGGTCCGATTCTTTGACGAAGGAGAGGCAGAAAGTACGTATACGTATGCAAAAACGGGATGGGAAATTATCGCCCAAAGTGATGGTATTGCTTACCAAATATTTGATCAACAAACTGTTCCACTGCTGCGTGAAATCTATCAAAGCTTTACACCAGTTAAAGCAGACACCATTAATGAGTTGGCAGTGAAATTAGGTCTTGAACCAAAGGTGTTAGAGCATACTGTTAACGAATTTAACCAAAGTGTAGACAACGATACAAAATTTGAATGGCCGCACAAAGATGGTAAAAAGACGTCGAATCTAACTCCACAAAAATCCAACTGGGCTGTGCCAATTATCGAAGCACCATATGTGGCGTATCCTGTTACCGGCGGCATCACATTTACTTTTGGAGGTTTGAAAATTAATTCAGACGCACAGGTTGTGAATACAACAGGTAATCCGATTGAAGGCTTATATGCATCTGGAGATATTTTAGGCCTATTCTATAATAACTATCCATCTTGTACAGGACAAACAAGAAATGCTGTTTTTGGACGCTTAGCTGGAAAGAATGCAGCTAAAAGTGTAAGTACAGTTTAA
- a CDS encoding LysR family transcriptional regulator → MEIHQLEYVLALEKHMHFSKAANEIAVSQANLSQQIKKLENELGITLFTRNNRSIKITKAGEEFIQYAKKIVFEIKKAQVAMLEHTNLSKGSVKIGANKSIIYLGIASIIAKFQKLYPGLAIEIYEANSPELVKKLHNSEIDVAFITVSDSLQEDYEFSPLLEERLGLLTSITHHLATKDVVNIGELSEESFLVIKSSNNHNSLIQLCQSYGYEPKIILAGTQIETLKGLIEEDIGISLFSSNIAKKLLSSKTSFINLEPHLKTMYGLATPKHASISTKAFRDFVLSNGLG, encoded by the coding sequence ATGGAAATCCATCAACTTGAATATGTACTTGCTTTAGAAAAACACATGCATTTTTCAAAGGCTGCAAATGAAATCGCGGTTTCACAAGCAAATTTATCACAGCAAATTAAAAAGCTGGAAAACGAATTAGGCATCACACTTTTTACTCGCAATAACCGGTCTATTAAAATTACAAAAGCTGGTGAGGAATTTATTCAATATGCAAAAAAAATAGTTTTCGAGATTAAAAAAGCACAAGTTGCGATGCTAGAACATACAAATCTTAGTAAAGGAAGCGTAAAAATCGGAGCTAATAAATCGATCATCTACCTTGGAATCGCTTCTATTATTGCAAAGTTCCAAAAGCTCTATCCCGGTTTAGCCATTGAAATATACGAGGCAAATAGTCCCGAACTAGTAAAGAAACTACATAATTCGGAAATAGATGTAGCCTTTATAACCGTATCTGATTCATTACAGGAGGATTATGAATTTTCCCCATTATTAGAAGAACGATTAGGTTTGCTCACTTCTATCACACATCATCTAGCGACTAAGGATGTTGTAAATATCGGGGAATTATCCGAAGAAAGTTTTTTAGTCATCAAATCTAGTAATAATCATAACTCTCTTATTCAACTTTGCCAAAGCTATGGTTATGAGCCTAAAATTATTTTAGCAGGAACACAAATTGAGACATTGAAAGGATTAATTGAGGAAGACATCGGCATTTCCTTATTTTCTTCTAATATCGCTAAAAAATTATTGAGTTCGAAGACATCTTTTATTAACCTTGAACCACATCTAAAAACGATGTATGGTCTAGCAACCCCTAAACATGCCAGTATCTCTACAAAAGCTTTTAGAGATTTTGTACTTAGTAATGGATTGGGGTGA
- a CDS encoding TRAP transporter large permease, translated as MEPGLLTLLIFGSLVVFLLLGIPVAFAMGGVSLILGFFFWSGEASIVGFVLGSFGKVTEFTLTALPMYILMAGILRYSDLADDMYEAIYRWFGGIKGGLAAGTTIIAAMFGAMVGIATVATATLGLTARPSMLKRGYDEKLIAGVIMAGGALGILIPPSIVMIIYAMESNVSAGKLFFAGVIPGVLAAIIFVGYAIIISYMNPHMGPSLSVEERFTWKEKMESLKGVILPVFVIIAVLASIFSGLATPTEAAAVGVIGSLICAGVKRKLTLDNIKKMLAMSVKLNGMIFWLLIAAVGYARIVTATGVGSWIAEAILEIDVNRWIILIVIQIIFFILGMFIDPTAILLMTAPIFLPLVSDLGFDLLWFGVLFIINGCMAYLTPPFGISLFVLKGVAPDIKMGDLYKSVIPFCVLYALLIALVMIFPEIVTWLPNAVME; from the coding sequence ATGGAACCAGGATTATTAACATTGCTTATCTTTGGATCACTAGTAGTTTTTCTCCTCCTTGGGATTCCAGTTGCGTTTGCAATGGGCGGAGTTTCCCTTATACTAGGTTTCTTTTTTTGGAGTGGTGAAGCAAGTATCGTTGGGTTCGTCTTAGGATCATTTGGTAAAGTTACGGAATTTACATTGACAGCACTACCGATGTATATTTTAATGGCAGGGATATTACGATATAGTGATTTAGCTGACGATATGTATGAAGCGATTTATCGCTGGTTTGGCGGTATTAAAGGTGGATTAGCTGCTGGGACTACCATAATTGCTGCAATGTTCGGTGCAATGGTAGGGATTGCCACTGTTGCAACAGCTACATTAGGCTTAACAGCACGACCTTCAATGCTAAAACGCGGCTACGATGAAAAGTTAATAGCTGGTGTAATCATGGCGGGTGGTGCGCTTGGAATTCTAATTCCTCCGAGTATTGTTATGATTATTTATGCAATGGAGAGTAACGTTTCTGCTGGTAAACTTTTCTTTGCTGGAGTTATACCTGGTGTACTTGCTGCAATTATTTTTGTAGGCTATGCAATCATCATAAGCTATATGAATCCCCATATGGGTCCTTCTCTATCAGTAGAGGAACGTTTTACTTGGAAGGAAAAAATGGAGTCATTAAAAGGTGTAATACTTCCTGTATTTGTAATTATTGCAGTACTGGCATCCATTTTTAGTGGATTAGCAACCCCTACAGAAGCAGCGGCTGTTGGTGTAATTGGCTCGTTAATTTGTGCAGGGGTTAAACGGAAACTGACATTAGATAATATTAAAAAAATGCTGGCTATGTCAGTAAAGTTAAATGGTATGATTTTTTGGCTGTTAATTGCTGCAGTTGGATATGCAAGAATTGTGACAGCTACAGGGGTTGGGAGTTGGATAGCTGAAGCGATTTTAGAAATCGATGTAAATCGTTGGATTATATTAATAGTGATTCAAATCATTTTCTTTATTCTTGGAATGTTCATTGATCCAACTGCCATTCTTCTTATGACGGCGCCAATCTTCCTACCGCTTGTAAGTGATTTAGGATTTGATCTATTATGGTTTGGGGTATTGTTTATTATCAATGGCTGTATGGCATATTTAACACCACCTTTTGGAATAAGTCTCTTTGTACTTAAGGGAGTTGCTCCTGATATTAAAATGGGAGATCTCTATAAATCGGTTATTCCGTTTTGTGTGTTATATGCTCTGCTTATCGCCCTTGTAATGATCTTCCCAGAAATAGTTACGTGGTTGCCTAATGCTGTTATGGAATAA